CTTGATGCTTCTCCACCGTATATGAAGTTAAGATCAACAAGGTCAGTTTCATAGTCCGGGCAGAGTCGAACAGTGTTGTCGTAGTCTTCAACGGCCTGCACATAATTTCCCATGTTGTGGTATACGGCACCTCTGCTAAGATAAATTAAAGCATGATCAGGCTTAAGCACAACAGCTTTGTTGTAGTCGCCGATAGCTCTGTCATAATCACCTTTTTCGTTGTATGCACATCCCTTGTTGTAGTAGGCAATGGCAAATTCAGGGTCAAGTCGTATGGCTTTATTGAAGTACTCAATAGCCTTGTCAAACTCACCTATGTCAAAGTAGTGATTACCTCTGTTGTTGTATGCCATGGCATATCGGTTGCGCAGGACAACTTTATCGGACTTAAACTCAATTCCCAACGAGCCTATTATAATATTAACGAAATCACGCAGGGGTTTATTGAAAACCTTACCTCCCGCATATTTCAGCGGGGAATTAAATACATCGAACTTAAACCTGCGTGCAACATTAACCGCGACTGACCAAAGCCATTTCGATAACCATTTAGGCAGGATAACTTTATCGGGTTTAAACTTCTTTATTGTAATACCAAGTCCTATAAGAAACACAACGCCTAGGACGCTTTCTAAGCTAATCAAACTTCGTATTGCTGTTAGGTATAGGTACAGGAAAAAAATTGATAAAGCTAACATACCTAAGGCGACTACTTTGACCATCGGATCCTGCTTTATAGCTTTATCATACTTCTCTTTTTCCTCGTATGCGATTCCTCTGTTGTTGTAGGCATTGGCATCTTCGGGGTTGAGTCTTATGGCTTCGTTATAGTCTGCGATTGCTTTATCATACTCCCTTTTTCCCCCGTATGCATTGCCTCTGTTGTTGTAGGCATTGGCATCTTCAGGTGCAAGTTCAATAGCCTTGTTGCAATCTGCGATAGCCTTGTCATACTCACTTTTTGCGTAGTATGCGTATCCTCTGTTTATATATACATTGGCATCTTCAGGTTCAAGTCTTATGGCTTCGTCATAGTCCGTGATTGCTTTATCATATTCTCCTTTTTCCTTGTATGTGTATCCTCTATTGTTGTAGGCAATGGCAAATTCAGAGTTGAGTCTTATGGCTTCGCCATAGTCTGCGATTGCTTTATCATACTCCCCTTTTTCCGCGTATCCCGTGCCTCTGTTTAGGTATGCTTTAGCATNNNNNNNNNNNNNNNNNNNNNNNNNNNNNNNNNNNNNNNNNNNNNNNNNNNNNNNNNNNNNNNNNNNNNNNNNNNNNNNNNNNNNNNNNNNNNNNNNNNNTCATACTCCCCTTTTTCCGCGTATCCCGTGCCTCTGTTTAGGTATGCTTTAGCATCTTCAGGTTCAAGTCTTATGGCTTCGCCATAGTCTGCGATTGCTTTATCATACTCCCCTTTTTCCGCGTATCCCGTGCCTCTGTTTAGGTATGCTTTAGCATGTTCAGGTTCAAGTCTTATGCCTTCGTCGTAGTCTGTGATTGCTTTATCATACTCCCCTTTTTCCGCGTATGCGTATCCTCTGTTTAGGTATGCTTTAGCATGTTCAGGTTCAAGTCTTATGGCTTCGTCATAGTCCGTGATTGCTTTATCATACTCCCCTATTTTCGCGTATGCGTATCCTCTGTTGTAGTAGGCAGTGGCATCTTCAGGTTCAAGTCTTATGGCTTCGTCATAGTCCGTGATTGCTTTATCATATTCCCCTTTTTCCTCGTATGCATCGCCTCTGTTTATATAAACTTTAGCATCTTCAGGGTTGAGTCGGATGGCTTCGTCTAACTCCTGGATAGTTTGATCATTCATGTATTAACCCCTATTGTCGTTTACGCTTTAACCTTAAATCCCATTATCCTACATTTCACAAAAAAGGTCAAATTTATTCCATTGTTATCCATCAAGCAACTCAGGCAATTTGGCGAGACTCTGAATCGTCTCATCCCACCTACCGGCTTGGGTACCGTCTCGGTCCAGCAATATGGGACGAATCCCTACATCTCGCGCCCCGACAATATCCGCCTCGTAAGTATCTCCCACATGGATAACTTCTTCCGCCGAAACACCGACTGCTGCGAGCGCGTAGTTGAAGATATGCGGATCCGGCTTCTCGGATTGGACGCGCGCATCATGCGAAGCGACAATGGCATCAAAATACTTGGCGATACCCAACCGCTCGGTGAGTGGATCCAAGGGTGTATCCCAATTGGAAACAATCGCTAACTTGAAGCCAACGTCCCGCAAATGCTCAAGGGTCGGAACAACATCGTCGTAGAGTGTAGCGTTAGTGACACCGAAGAGTGGGTGTCCAGCAAATTGCAACAGTTCCCATGCCATCTGTTCTACATGCTCCTGAACGCCGAGTTCCCTTATAAATTCGCATTCTCGCATCATCACGGTTATTGACGATTCCAGCAGAGAATAATCGGTAGGAGGGGCGGGTGCCGATGTGCTGGCAAAGAGGCGTTCCATCGCTGTTTCAAAGCGTTCCCAATTGATTTCAACGCCATACTGCGCTGCGATTTTCCGTAGGCTCCTTTCAAACGATTGTTCTTCGTGAACAAACAGCGTCTTGTAAAAATCAAAGAAAACTGCTTTTATCATAGTTTCCCTAATGTTCTGTCAAGTATAGAGGTCGCGAGCACAGCTCGCTCCTACAAGAAGATAAACAGACAACTAAAGCAATTCCGGTAATTCAGACAGGCTTTGGATTGTCTCAGTCCATTTGCCGGTTTGGGTGCTGTCTCGGTCAATGAGGATCGGACGAATGCCAGCGTTTTTTGCGCCGATTATATCCGCTTCGTAGGTATCCCCTACATGGACGGCTTCCTCTGCTGAAACTCCGACTGCTGCGAGCGTGTAGTTGAAGATGTGTGGATCCGGCTTTGCGGATCGGACGCGCGTATCGTGCGAAGCGACGATTATGTCGAAATAGTGCGCAATGCCGAGTCGTTCAGTAAGTGGATCCAGGGGCGTATCCCAATTGGAAACAATCGCTAACTTGAAGCCAGCGTCCCGCAAATGCTCAAGGGTTGGGACGGTATCATCGTAAAGCATAGCGGCATTGGCAGCGAAAAGTGAGTGTTCGGATTGCAACAGTTCCCACGTCACCTGTTCTACATGTTCTTGCACGCCGAGTTCTCTTAAAAACTCACAATAACTCTCAATGATTTCTTGCATTGTTCCAAGAAGAGAGTGCGTTGTAGGATCAGAACCTGAAGCGTCCGCATAGAGGTTTTCGCGTGCCGTTGCATAGCGTTCCCAATCAATTTCACAATCATACCGATCTGTGATTTTTTGAAGTCTGGGTCTAAGTGATTCTCCCCAAACACCTAATGTCTGGTAAAAATCAAAGAAAACTGCCTTTGTCATAATTTTTGAATGCTTCGCTT
This portion of the Candidatus Poribacteria bacterium genome encodes:
- a CDS encoding HAD-IA family hydrolase, which codes for MIKAVFFDFYKTLFVHEEQSFERSLRKIAAQYGVEINWERFETAMERLFASTSAPAPPTDYSLLESSITVMMRECEFIRELGVQEHVEQMAWELLQFAGHPLFGVTNATLYDDVVPTLEHLRDVGFKLAIVSNWDTPLDPLTERLGIAKYFDAIVASHDARVQSEKPDPHIFNYALAAVGVSAEEVIHVGDTYEADIVGARDVGIRPILLDRDGTQAGRWDETIQSLAKLPELLDG
- a CDS encoding HAD-IA family hydrolase — protein: MTKAVFFDFYQTLGVWGESLRPRLQKITDRYDCEIDWERYATARENLYADASGSDPTTHSLLGTMQEIIESYCEFLRELGVQEHVEQVTWELLQSEHSLFAANAAMLYDDTVPTLEHLRDAGFKLAIVSNWDTPLDPLTERLGIAHYFDIIVASHDTRVRSAKPDPHIFNYTLAAVGVSAEEAVHVGDTYEADIIGAKNAGIRPILIDRDSTQTGKWTETIQSLSELPELL
- a CDS encoding tetratricopeptide repeat protein — its product is AKAYLNRGTGYAEKGEYDKAIADYGEAIRLNSEFAIAYNNRGYTYKEKGEYDKAITDYDEAIRLEPEDANVYINRGYAYYAKSEYDKAIADCNKAIELAPEDANAYNNRGNAYGGKREYDKAIADYNEAIRLNPEDANAYNNRGIAYEEKEKYDKAIKQDPMVKVVALGMLALSIFFLYLYLTAIRSLISLESVLGVVFLIGLGITIKKFKPDKVILPKWLSKWLWSVAVNVARRFKFDVFNSPLKYAGGKVFNKPLRDFVNIIIGSLGIEFKSDKVVLRNRYAMAYNNRGNHYFDIGEFDKAIEYFNKAIRLDPEFAIAYYNKGCAYNEKGDYDRAIGDYNKAVVLKPDHALIYLSRGAVYHNMGNYVQAVEDYDNTVRLCPDYETDLVDLNFIYGGEASRAVELLERIVEDYKDSENEAAAAYYEGVSFLFSGNPGIAQENFEKARDKGFDESSKVTKHLENLRFRLSN
- a CDS encoding tetratricopeptide repeat protein produces the protein MNDQTIQELDEAIRLNPEDAKVYINRGDAYEEKGEYDKAITDYDEAIRLEPEDATAYYNRGYAYAKIGEYDKAITDYDEAIRLEPEHAKAYLNRGYAYAEKGEYDKAITDYDEGIRLEPEHAKAYLNRGTGYAEKGEYDKAIADYGEAIRLEPEDAKAYLNRGTGYAEKGEY